In a genomic window of Bradyrhizobium ontarionense:
- a CDS encoding ABC transporter ATP-binding protein, whose protein sequence is MLEVKALTKRFSGLVAVDQASLSVAKGSITGLIGPNGAGKTTLFAMVAGFLQPDGGAVHYDGRDITALAPHVRARQGIARTFQIVQPFEGLNVQENIAVGAYLHTPHADEAMRQAAEIAQRVGLGGDLTKASSDLTVAGRKRLEVARALATKPRLLLLDEVLAGLNPSEIRDVLPLVRAIRDQGVTILMIEHIMQAVMNLCDKVYVLSQGRMIAQGEPKAVCEDPQVIEAYLGHGAAERLRAEQAHA, encoded by the coding sequence ATGCTGGAGGTCAAGGCACTCACGAAGCGCTTCAGCGGCCTCGTGGCGGTCGACCAGGCCTCGCTGTCGGTCGCCAAGGGATCGATCACCGGCCTGATCGGGCCGAACGGCGCCGGCAAGACCACGCTGTTTGCGATGGTCGCGGGCTTCCTGCAGCCCGATGGCGGTGCGGTCCATTATGACGGCCGCGACATCACCGCGCTGGCCCCGCATGTGCGGGCACGGCAGGGCATCGCGCGCACCTTCCAGATCGTGCAGCCGTTCGAAGGTCTGAACGTGCAGGAGAACATCGCCGTCGGCGCCTACCTGCACACGCCGCACGCTGATGAGGCCATGCGGCAGGCGGCCGAGATCGCACAGCGTGTCGGCCTCGGCGGCGATCTCACCAAGGCGTCGTCCGATCTCACCGTCGCCGGGCGCAAGCGGCTCGAAGTGGCACGTGCGCTCGCGACGAAGCCGCGTCTGCTGCTGCTCGACGAGGTGCTGGCCGGGCTCAATCCATCGGAGATCCGCGACGTGCTGCCGCTGGTGCGCGCGATCCGCGACCAGGGCGTCACCATCCTGATGATCGAGCACATCATGCAGGCCGTGATGAATCTCTGCGACAAGGTCTATGTGCTGTCGCAGGGGCGGATGATCGCGCAAGGCGAGCCCAAGGCCGTGTGCGAGGATCCGCAGGTGATCGAGGCCTATCTCGGTCACGGCGCCGCCGAGCGGCTGCGCGCGGAGCAGGCCCATGCTTGA
- a CDS encoding branched-chain amino acid ABC transporter permease, with amino-acid sequence MMRPRLPTLAIIVVALATIAFACLSGALLNLMIFMMIIALAAQGWNILGGYAGLSSFGHAAFFGAGAYAMAVLQTRFGINAWIALVVGIALGALVGAVIGFLSFRSGLKGSYFALITLAFAEVARILANSTDFTGGAAGILLKLQTGLPYLQFADRRYFLLITIGFVAIGLLVSWWLEHSRFGAYLVALRENEQAAQALGVDVFAVKMKAIAISGALTAAAGCLYAQNYLFIDANVAFGSWISIEALFAAIVGGAGTVLGPLIGAIVLLGLGELTKCVSGGIPGMDLLVFGVILVLSVAFSPNGLVMLMKSLGLRAPAKAKEA; translated from the coding sequence ATGATGAGGCCCAGGCTGCCGACGCTCGCCATCATCGTTGTCGCGCTCGCCACGATTGCCTTCGCCTGCCTGTCCGGCGCGCTGCTGAACCTGATGATCTTCATGATGATCATCGCACTGGCGGCGCAGGGCTGGAACATCCTCGGCGGCTATGCCGGCCTGTCGTCGTTCGGCCACGCCGCCTTCTTCGGCGCCGGCGCCTATGCGATGGCGGTGCTGCAGACCCGCTTTGGTATCAACGCGTGGATTGCACTCGTCGTCGGCATCGCGCTCGGCGCACTGGTCGGCGCCGTCATCGGCTTTCTCAGCTTCCGCTCGGGACTCAAGGGCTCCTATTTCGCGCTGATCACGCTGGCCTTCGCGGAGGTCGCGCGCATCCTTGCCAACAGTACCGATTTCACCGGCGGCGCCGCCGGCATCCTGCTGAAGCTGCAGACCGGGCTGCCCTATCTGCAATTCGCCGATCGCCGCTATTTCCTGCTGATCACCATCGGCTTCGTCGCGATCGGCCTGCTGGTCAGCTGGTGGCTGGAGCATTCGCGCTTCGGCGCCTATCTCGTGGCGCTGCGCGAGAACGAGCAGGCGGCACAGGCGCTCGGCGTCGACGTGTTCGCGGTCAAGATGAAGGCGATCGCGATCTCCGGCGCATTGACCGCGGCCGCCGGCTGCCTCTATGCGCAGAACTATCTGTTCATCGACGCCAACGTCGCGTTCGGCTCTTGGATCTCGATCGAGGCGCTGTTCGCGGCCATCGTCGGCGGCGCCGGCACCGTGCTCGGTCCCCTGATCGGCGCGATTGTGCTGTTGGGTTTAGGCGAACTCACGAAGTGCGTTTCGGGCGGCATTCCGGGCATGGACCTGCTGGTGTTCGGCGTCATCCTCGTGCTGTCGGTGGCGTTCTCGCCGAACGGGCTGGTGATGCTGATGAAGAGTCTCGGCCTGCGCGCGCCAGCAAAGGCGAAGGAGGCGTGA
- a CDS encoding ABC transporter ATP-binding protein produces the protein MLEVRDLRAGYGGTEVLRGVSLDVKAGEVVAVLGSNGVGKTTLNKVLSGLVPATAGSIRFNGAALEHAAAPQIVSAGLIHVPEGRKIFPNLSVRENLELGAYCRPRRGRAEKIEQVYATFPKLKQRARQYAGTLSGGEQQMLAIGRGLMGEPKLLILDEPSLGLSPLMVEEMFALIARLAASGLAIMLVEQNVVQSLELAGRAYIMENGLITLSGLATELKSNAELKRAYLGL, from the coding sequence ATGCTTGAGGTCCGCGATCTCCGCGCCGGCTATGGCGGAACGGAAGTGCTGCGCGGCGTCAGCCTCGACGTCAAGGCGGGCGAGGTAGTCGCCGTGCTCGGCTCTAACGGCGTCGGCAAGACCACCTTGAACAAGGTGCTCTCGGGTTTGGTGCCGGCAACCGCAGGCTCCATCCGCTTCAACGGTGCGGCGCTGGAGCACGCCGCTGCGCCGCAGATCGTCTCGGCCGGCTTGATCCATGTGCCGGAGGGACGCAAGATCTTCCCCAATTTGTCGGTGCGCGAAAATCTCGAGCTTGGCGCCTATTGCCGGCCGCGGCGCGGCCGGGCTGAAAAAATCGAGCAGGTCTATGCGACGTTCCCGAAGCTGAAGCAGCGCGCGCGCCAATATGCCGGCACGCTCTCCGGCGGCGAGCAGCAGATGTTGGCCATCGGGCGCGGCCTGATGGGCGAGCCGAAGCTGCTGATCCTCGACGAGCCGTCGCTCGGCCTGTCGCCGCTAATGGTGGAGGAGATGTTCGCGCTGATCGCGCGGCTTGCGGCATCCGGGCTCGCGATCATGCTGGTCGAGCAGAACGTGGTGCAGTCGCTGGAGCTCGCGGGGCGCGCCTACATCATGGAGAACGGCCTCATCACGCTGTCGGGGCTCGCGACTGAGCTGAAATCCAATGCCGAGCTGAAGCGCGCCTATCTCGGTCTCTAG
- a CDS encoding isocitrate lyase/PEP mutase family protein encodes MSLRSTLASAETTIAPGVYDALTASIAAEAGFKALYLTGAGIAYTKLGRPDIGLVSMMEVADTVAVIRDRVDLPVVVDADTGFGNALNVQRTVRLFERMGASAIQLEDQTTPKRCGHLTDKTVIGAGEMVGKIKAALDARQSEETLIIARTDALATEGMEAAIARAEQYAEAGADVLFVEAPKSSEQLSAIAGRLASKRPLVANMVEGGSTPIHGAAELGALGFKLVIFPGGIVRALAFAARAYYASLAEAGSTRPFADRMLDFTGLNAMLGTADILAKGARYEAANLDAEGQA; translated from the coding sequence ATGAGCCTGAGATCCACTCTGGCATCAGCCGAGACGACGATCGCGCCCGGCGTGTACGACGCGCTGACCGCGAGCATCGCCGCCGAAGCCGGCTTCAAGGCGCTCTATCTCACCGGCGCCGGCATCGCCTATACCAAGCTCGGCCGCCCCGACATTGGCCTGGTGTCGATGATGGAGGTCGCCGACACCGTCGCTGTCATCCGCGACCGCGTCGACCTTCCTGTTGTTGTCGATGCCGACACCGGCTTCGGCAATGCGCTGAATGTGCAGCGCACGGTACGGCTGTTCGAGCGCATGGGCGCGTCCGCGATCCAGCTCGAGGATCAGACCACGCCAAAGCGCTGCGGCCATCTCACGGACAAAACCGTGATCGGCGCCGGCGAGATGGTCGGCAAGATCAAGGCCGCGCTCGATGCGCGCCAATCCGAGGAGACCTTGATCATCGCGCGCACCGATGCGCTGGCGACCGAGGGCATGGAAGCCGCGATCGCGCGCGCCGAACAGTATGCCGAGGCCGGTGCCGACGTGTTGTTCGTCGAGGCGCCCAAGAGCAGCGAGCAATTGTCGGCGATCGCGGGCCGTCTCGCGTCCAAGCGGCCGCTGGTCGCCAACATGGTCGAGGGCGGCTCGACGCCGATTCACGGCGCGGCCGAGCTCGGCGCGCTCGGCTTCAAGCTCGTGATTTTTCCTGGCGGCATCGTACGCGCGCTCGCCTTCGCCGCGCGTGCCTACTACGCGTCGCTGGCCGAGGCCGGCTCGACCCGGCCGTTCGCCGACCGTATGCTCGACTTCACCGGCCTCAACGCGATGCTCGGCACCGCCGATATCCTGGCGAAGGGCGCCCGCTACGAGGCCGCCAATCTGGATGCGGAGGGCCAGGCATGA
- a CDS encoding branched-chain amino acid ABC transporter permease, with product MYSPQIVVEALLNGLMLGAIYALIALGLTLIYGVLHIVNFAHGALLTVAMFMVWLACARFGLDPYLAILVVAPVMFAFGYALQRFIIGPASHGKDNGILLVTLGLSIIIENALLAAFQSDTRTITSDYSFKVVELGPLLLSFPRVVGFGVTIATTLLLWLVLHQTDIGKAIRAVAKEKLGASLVGISVPHVYAMTFAIGCACLAVAAGLLMPSFYVSPKTGAAFVLVAFTIVVLGGMGSIPGALIGGLLIGVVEAASSLFLGDSLGQIGIFLIFIVTLLVRPTGLFGART from the coding sequence ATGTACTCGCCCCAGATCGTCGTGGAGGCGCTGTTGAACGGGCTGATGCTGGGCGCGATCTATGCTCTGATCGCGCTCGGCCTGACGCTGATCTATGGCGTGCTGCATATCGTGAACTTCGCCCACGGCGCGCTGCTGACGGTGGCGATGTTCATGGTGTGGCTCGCCTGCGCGCGCTTCGGGCTCGATCCGTATCTGGCGATCCTGGTCGTCGCCCCAGTCATGTTCGCGTTTGGCTATGCCTTGCAGCGCTTCATCATCGGGCCCGCCAGCCACGGCAAGGACAACGGCATTCTGCTGGTCACTTTGGGACTGTCGATCATCATCGAGAACGCACTGCTCGCCGCGTTCCAGTCGGACACGAGGACGATCACCAGCGACTATTCATTCAAGGTCGTCGAGCTCGGTCCGCTGCTGTTGTCGTTCCCGCGCGTGGTCGGCTTCGGCGTCACCATCGCCACCACCTTGCTGCTCTGGCTGGTGCTGCACCAGACCGACATCGGCAAGGCGATCCGTGCAGTGGCGAAGGAGAAGCTCGGCGCCAGCCTCGTCGGCATCAGTGTGCCGCACGTCTACGCCATGACCTTTGCGATCGGCTGCGCCTGCCTCGCGGTCGCTGCGGGCCTCCTGATGCCGTCCTTCTATGTCAGCCCGAAGACCGGCGCGGCCTTCGTGCTGGTGGCCTTCACCATCGTCGTGCTCGGCGGCATGGGCTCGATTCCCGGCGCACTGATCGGCGGCCTCTTGATCGGCGTGGTCGAGGCGGCCTCCAGCCTGTTTCTCGGTGACAGCCTCGGCCAGATCGGCATCTTCCTGATCTTCATCGTCACCCTGCTGGTGCGCCCGACCGGCCTGTTCGGAGCGCGCACATGA
- a CDS encoding hydantoinase/oxoprolinase family protein yields MSKLGTIVGVDVGGTFTDLFYFDEAKRTFRTNKVPSNRGDEAVGFLEGLQGFGKISDLSSIVHGTTVGTNALLERKGARIGLITTTGFRDVLEMRRRDRRNTWGLWGDFIPVVERDMRAEVDERVLSDGTVRVSVDVAQVTARAQELLAKGAQALAIVFINAFANPDNERRALDAVQAIWPNDNVACSSQILPEIREFERTSTTALNAYLQPVVGSYLQKLQNALAGEAFDGRFHIVQSNGGVMSTAAARRFPIRTALSGPAAGVIAAAEIAKAAGFPNVITGDLGGTSFDVSLVVDGATSLAAQTTIDFGLVVRTPMIEITTIGAGGGSIAHVDAGGLLQVGPESAGSRPGPVCYGGGNERPTLTDANVVLGRINADRPIGGKLKALDVEAAKRAIAKHVGEPLGLGVMEAAEAIVRIADSKMAGAIRLMSIERGHDPARFAAVPFGGGGALHVSALIKDVGLKAALVPRYPGVTSALGCVIADIRHDQVQTLNMFVDGLDIAALTRWMLAEAEHAQAVVKDARLAVERIDIMFELDMHYVGQTHTIRATLPVEIKDGMIALTADDVRAAFETAYQKSFSRLLPGVPIKIVNLRTAAIGVRPRFDLSALAPDASADLAKARLGMREVWFDGEWWSTAIHARLDLPVGSEIAGPAILEQPDATTVIAPGFKARVDSFGNVIVERHS; encoded by the coding sequence ATGAGCAAGCTCGGCACCATCGTCGGCGTCGATGTCGGCGGCACCTTCACTGATCTGTTCTACTTCGACGAGGCGAAGCGGACGTTCCGCACCAACAAGGTGCCGTCGAACCGCGGTGACGAGGCGGTGGGCTTCCTCGAAGGTCTGCAGGGCTTCGGCAAGATATCGGATCTGAGTTCGATCGTGCATGGCACCACCGTCGGCACCAACGCGCTGCTGGAGCGCAAGGGCGCGCGCATCGGCCTGATCACCACGACAGGCTTCCGCGACGTCTTGGAGATGCGCCGGCGCGACCGCCGCAACACCTGGGGCCTGTGGGGCGACTTCATCCCCGTGGTCGAGCGCGACATGCGCGCCGAGGTCGATGAGCGCGTGCTGTCGGACGGCACGGTTCGCGTGTCTGTCGACGTCGCGCAGGTCACCGCGAGGGCGCAGGAGCTGCTCGCCAAGGGGGCACAGGCGCTGGCGATCGTGTTCATCAACGCGTTTGCCAATCCGGATAATGAGCGCCGCGCGCTCGACGCGGTGCAGGCGATCTGGCCCAACGACAATGTTGCCTGCTCGAGCCAGATCCTGCCGGAGATCCGCGAGTTCGAGCGCACCTCGACGACCGCGCTGAACGCCTATCTGCAGCCCGTCGTCGGCTCCTACCTGCAGAAGCTGCAGAACGCGCTGGCGGGCGAGGCCTTCGATGGCCGCTTCCACATCGTGCAGTCCAATGGCGGCGTGATGTCGACCGCGGCAGCGCGGCGCTTCCCGATCCGCACCGCGCTGTCGGGACCCGCCGCGGGCGTGATCGCTGCGGCGGAAATTGCCAAGGCTGCTGGCTTCCCCAACGTCATCACCGGCGATCTCGGCGGCACCTCGTTCGACGTGTCGCTGGTGGTCGACGGCGCGACCTCGCTGGCCGCGCAGACGACGATCGATTTCGGCCTCGTCGTGCGCACGCCGATGATCGAGATCACGACCATCGGCGCCGGCGGCGGCTCGATCGCCCATGTCGATGCCGGCGGCCTGCTGCAGGTTGGCCCGGAGAGCGCAGGCTCGCGGCCGGGTCCCGTCTGCTATGGCGGCGGCAACGAGCGCCCGACGCTGACCGATGCCAATGTCGTGCTCGGCCGCATCAATGCGGACAGGCCGATCGGCGGCAAGCTGAAGGCGCTCGACGTCGAGGCGGCCAAGCGTGCGATTGCCAAGCACGTCGGCGAGCCCTTGGGCCTCGGCGTGATGGAAGCGGCGGAAGCGATCGTGCGCATCGCCGACAGCAAGATGGCCGGCGCCATTCGGCTGATGTCGATCGAGCGCGGCCATGATCCGGCGCGTTTCGCGGCGGTGCCGTTCGGCGGCGGCGGCGCGCTGCACGTCTCGGCGCTGATCAAGGATGTCGGGCTCAAGGCGGCGCTGGTGCCACGCTATCCCGGTGTCACCTCGGCGCTCGGCTGCGTCATCGCCGACATCCGCCACGACCAGGTGCAGACGCTCAACATGTTCGTCGATGGTCTCGACATCGCAGCGCTGACGCGCTGGATGCTGGCCGAGGCGGAGCATGCGCAGGCCGTGGTGAAGGACGCGCGGCTAGCGGTCGAGCGCATCGACATCATGTTCGAGCTCGACATGCACTATGTCGGCCAGACTCACACCATCCGCGCCACGCTCCCGGTCGAGATCAAGGACGGCATGATCGCGCTGACCGCGGACGATGTGCGCGCCGCATTCGAGACCGCCTATCAGAAGAGCTTCAGCCGGCTGTTGCCGGGCGTGCCGATCAAGATCGTCAATTTGCGCACGGCGGCGATCGGCGTGCGGCCGCGCTTCGATCTCTCGGCGCTCGCGCCCGACGCCAGCGCCGATCTCGCCAAGGCCCGGCTCGGCATGCGCGAGGTCTGGTTCGACGGCGAATGGTGGAGCACGGCGATCCATGCGCGGCTCGATCTGCCCGTCGGTAGCGAGATCGCGGGACCTGCGATCCTGGAGCAGCCCGATGCGACCACGGTGATCGCGCCGGGCTTCAAGGCGCGGGTGGATTCGTTCGGCAACGTCATCGTGGAGCGTCATTCATGA
- a CDS encoding hydantoinase B/oxoprolinase family protein, with the protein MTMLDPITLAVLKGRLEQIADEMDATLYRSAFNPTIAEARDACHGIYHATTGDTLVQGQGGLPIFVGAMAFAVRAVIAKVEKDGGLEEGDTFIFNDPYDGGTHLNDFRLVRPVFREGRVFCWIASVGHWLDIGGNVAGGYNPKAVESFQEGMRIPPVKLIAAGRMNHDILGIIEANSRVPMSNWGDLNGQLNALDLGEIRLRALLDEYGDGIVADAFEAFSDRAETLMRAAIASLPDGTYSFEDVLDNDGIVDEPLTVALDVTIAGDTMTLDFTRSSGACKGPINISRSTTIAACYVALKHIFTEVPANAGCLRPISFEIIEGSLLAAGPPKPVAGYTETILRLIGVVLGALAKADPSRATAAPFGTINALSIAGHRKDNSRFVMFSFFGGGLGGNPETDGLNHANNPISTATIPPVEILEAAYPVMFTQWALRPDSAGAGTHRGGVGAIYEVELLADADVALLGERGKAAPFGVAGGGSAALNRFSWQTDDGEASPPMVSKITDLHLKAGRRVRLETPGGGGWGPPEARPAAAVAHDVALGFVSCEQARDVYKVALSADGAIDEAATRALRAGGTA; encoded by the coding sequence ATGACCATGCTCGATCCCATCACGCTCGCGGTGCTCAAGGGCCGGCTGGAGCAGATCGCCGACGAAATGGACGCGACGCTGTATCGCTCGGCGTTCAATCCGACCATCGCCGAAGCGCGCGACGCCTGTCACGGCATCTATCATGCGACCACGGGCGACACGCTGGTGCAGGGGCAGGGCGGCCTGCCGATCTTCGTCGGCGCGATGGCGTTCGCCGTACGCGCGGTCATCGCCAAGGTCGAGAAGGATGGCGGGCTCGAAGAGGGTGACACCTTCATCTTCAACGACCCTTATGACGGCGGCACGCATCTCAACGACTTCCGTCTCGTCCGCCCGGTGTTCCGCGAGGGTCGTGTGTTCTGCTGGATCGCCTCGGTCGGGCACTGGCTCGACATCGGCGGCAACGTCGCCGGCGGCTACAATCCGAAGGCGGTTGAGAGCTTTCAGGAGGGCATGCGCATTCCGCCCGTGAAGCTGATCGCGGCCGGGCGCATGAATCACGACATCCTGGGGATTATCGAGGCCAATTCGCGGGTGCCGATGTCGAACTGGGGCGATCTCAACGGCCAGCTCAACGCGCTCGATCTCGGTGAGATCAGACTGCGCGCGCTGCTCGACGAGTATGGCGACGGCATCGTGGCGGATGCCTTCGAGGCGTTCTCCGATCGCGCCGAGACCCTGATGCGCGCTGCGATCGCCTCGCTGCCGGACGGCACCTATTCGTTCGAGGACGTGCTCGACAATGACGGCATCGTCGACGAACCGTTGACGGTGGCGCTCGACGTCACCATTGCCGGCGACACGATGACGCTCGACTTCACGCGCTCGTCCGGCGCCTGCAAGGGCCCGATCAATATCTCGCGCTCGACCACGATCGCGGCCTGCTATGTCGCGCTCAAGCACATCTTCACCGAGGTGCCCGCCAATGCCGGCTGCCTCAGGCCGATTAGCTTCGAGATCATCGAGGGCTCGTTGCTCGCGGCGGGGCCGCCGAAGCCGGTCGCGGGCTATACCGAGACCATCCTCCGCCTGATCGGCGTCGTGCTCGGCGCGCTCGCCAAGGCCGATCCGTCGCGCGCCACCGCTGCGCCGTTCGGCACCATCAACGCGCTGTCGATCGCCGGCCATCGCAAGGACAATAGCCGCTTCGTGATGTTCTCCTTCTTCGGCGGCGGCCTCGGCGGCAATCCGGAAACCGACGGCCTCAACCACGCCAACAACCCGATCTCGACCGCGACCATTCCGCCGGTGGAGATTCTTGAAGCGGCCTATCCGGTGATGTTCACGCAATGGGCGCTGCGCCCGGACTCCGCCGGTGCCGGCACCCATCGCGGCGGCGTCGGCGCGATCTACGAGGTCGAGCTGCTGGCCGACGCCGATGTGGCGCTGCTCGGCGAGCGCGGCAAGGCGGCGCCGTTCGGCGTCGCCGGGGGCGGAAGCGCTGCGCTCAATCGCTTCTCCTGGCAGACCGATGACGGCGAGGCGAGCCCGCCGATGGTCTCCAAGATCACCGATCTGCACCTGAAGGCGGGCCGGCGCGTGCGGCTGGAGACACCGGGAGGCGGCGGCTGGGGCCCGCCGGAGGCGCGGCCCGCGGCGGCGGTTGCGCACGACGTCGCGCTTGGCTTCGTCTCGTGCGAACAGGCGCGCGATGTCTACAAGGTCGCGCTGTCGGCCGACGGCGCCATCGACGAGGCCGCCACACGCGCGTTGCGCGCGGGAGGTACGGCATGA